CAATAATGTGCAAGTGTTATTGTACTTTAGACTGTTGATGTATTTGAGATGAGAGTTGGGGTGATCCAAATTTCTAAAAAGACAAGGTACTCAAGGTGAAAAGTAAAAGGATTGATTAAGTTATGATCCAGAGTGAAATTTTAGCTATAACAGTTAGCCCAAACTGCATTTCGATTAGAGTATTCACACTTTTCATGACTCTGGTTGATCACAAAGTCCTAGCATGTCTAATAGTCAATAAATTGTAGTAGTATTTCATCTCTGGAATTCCAAATTGTAGTTTAGATCAAGTTTTATCACCAAAATTTATCCATTGTCTAATCCTTTTATTTCAGACTAGGTACTTTTGTTATTTTAATTTACTTTGGATCACCCTGATTATCGTTTCTAAGCCATATTTAGCAAACTATATAGCTTGGGCACATAGGTGAGGGGAGCTCGCAAGCATGTTGAAGCTGATCGTCAGACCAGTCATTGATGTGTTCAAGAAGTGGTTTAGGTGATCAGAACTACTACCATACATCTGTCttataataattgtatttctaccatttaaattttatataaaaaaagcaTTTGTAATAAGATGAAACCCATCCAATTAGTCAGATAGAGATATCCTGCCTTCTGTCCTACCATCTTTCCATCCCCATTGGCGCCAACCTTTCTTTTATTCAGTATGTTATTATAGTTATCCGTGTTTACTAAATTTTATAATgcaaatattttagaaaaaaggTAGTAGAAAAACAGCAAAATTATCTAGTTTAAAAGTGAAAAGCTTGGATAAAtagtaaaattttggtaacgAAAAATTGATAACAAAAATGACCTAAACtaattgttgttttttttaataataattaaaaaagtgCTGAGTTGCCGAGCAGTAGTAAGCTCCCAGTCCAAACATTTCTCCTCCTCGGTCTGGAGCCGctcccccctccccgccgccgctgctctcgacgccgacgccgacgaggcagctaggccggcgacgaacctcgatctcgatccgctcgccgccgtccgtcgccgATCCGCGCGCCGACACCGACACCGACCTTGATCCTGATCCGCGCTCCCCGCGACGTACGCCACGGTGGGCTCCCGATCTGACCCCATCCTCCATCCACCCTCCTCACTCTCCGCCGTCGTAGTATATCTCAGGAGGGCTACCAGCTGAGCCGAGGGAGGAGAACTGGATGCCTCGTGCGCACTCAAAGGCCGCAGCTTTAGCCTttaagcttcttttttttttctcttactaTGGGGGGCTAGTTGTTTATAGTTAGTTAGTTAGCTCGAAGCCTCTCCTGCGTCTGCGGTTGCAACCGATTCGATTTCcaggttggttggttggttggttgtttGCACTGATGGGAATAAACCTTTATGCATAAATAGCTTTGCGTGACTTGCACTTTGTGCAGCTAAATGTGACaacctgctgttgctgttgctgttgatgttgatgttgctgttgctgttgatGTGCGTTGTGATCTCTGACCAACCTGAAATTACCGGGAGGCCAGGGTAGATCCAGTTGTTTTGTGGTGAGTTGTGTGGttgtggagaggagggcgcatGATATAAAGAGCTTGGGGTTTGCTCCCCTCTGAATACAAAAGTGACAACTTGGGGAACTAGGCAGTGCCTCTGCATAGCATAGATCTTCCTGTCCTTTCTTTCTTGTCTAGTGGTGAGATCTGGTGAGGATTTTCTCCTCAAGATATCCCTTTTTTCGGTTTGTAGTTTGTTCTGAACATCTGTAGTTTGGCATGTCCTTCCATGATCTAGCTGTTCGTTCTGAAGATCCATAAAGATATTGATACTTACTGTCTTGGGAACTGGGGGATATCATTTCCCTTTCACCCATATGTgaatcaaagtttattttatttAGTTTACCTCTTAGATTCGTCATTTCGCTTGCTGTCGATTTTGCCTTCTTTAGCTGTGTAGTCATGATAGAATCGTTGCAGCAATGGATTTGGTATTGTGTCCTTAGGACTTAGGAGTAGTTTGACCGTCTTCCCAGAACTACTGCTGTTTCTTTCTCCATTCAGTTGGGTGGTAGCTTTCTCAGAACCAGAGTTCACAGTCCTGCACTCTTCACATGTTTATTTCGGGATCCTGGCTGGTGTGCTTGTGATCTGCGAAACACGGCTGCTTATGTTCACTCAGAAATGCGCACATTCCTTTCAGTTTACTACTCTGCAATCTCCCTCAAAATCTAATTTATATGGCAGGTTTGCAGTAAGCAGGAAAGATGGTGAAGATCTGCTGCATCGGAGCTGGATATGTCGGCGGCCCAACCATGGCTGTCATTGCCCTCAAATGCCCAGCAATTGAGGTGGTGGTTGTTGACATCTCCAAGCCTCGCGTTGATGCCTGGAACAGCGACCAGCTCCCAATCTACGAGCCCGGTCTTGATGAGGTTGTGAAGGAATGCAGGGGCAGGAACCTCTTCTTCAGTACGGACGTCGAGAAGCATGTCGCTGAGGCAGACATCATTTTTGTGTCTGTCAACACCCCTACCAAGACCCGTGGACTTGGAGCAGGCAAGGCTGCTGACCTCACCTACTGGGAGAGTGCTGCTCGGATGATTGCTGATGTCTCCAAGTCTGACAAGATCGTTGTTGAGAAGTCCACTGTCCCTGTCAAGACCGCAGAGGCCATTGAGAAGATCTTGACCCACAACAGCAAGGGCATCAACTACCAGATCCTCTCCAACCCAGAATTCCTTGCAGAGGGCACTGCGATTGAAGATCTCTTCAAGCCAGACAGAGTGCTCATTGGTGGCCGGGAGACTCCTGAAGGAAAGAAGGCTGTTCAGGCTCTCAAGGAAGTTTATGCCCATTGGGTTCCTGAGGACAGGATTATCACCACCAACCTGTGGTCTGCTGAGCTCTCCAAGCTCGCAGCCAATGCGTTCTTGGCGCAGAGAATCTCCTCTGTGAATGCCATCTCTGCACTATGTGAGGCGACTGGTGCCAATGTGTCCGAGGTGGCCTATGCTGTGGGGAAAGACACCAGAATCGGCCCCAAGTTCTTGAATGCCAGTGTCGGCTTTGGTGGCTCCTGTTTCCAGAAGGACATCCTGAACCTCGTGTACATCTGCGAGTGCAATGGCCTTCCTGAGGTTGCCAACTACTGGAAGCAGGTCATCAAGATTAATGACTACCAGAAGAGCCGGTTTGTCAACCGTGTTGTGGCCTCCATGTTCAACACTGTCTCTGGCAAGAAGATTGCCGTCCTTGGCTTTGCGTTCAAGAAGGACACCGGTGACACCAGGGAGACACCTGCCATTGATGTGTGCCATGGCCTGTTGGGTGACAAGGCTCAAATCAGCATCTACGACCCACAGGTAACTGAAGATCAGATCCAGCGGGACCTTTCCATGGCCAAGTTTGATTGGGACCACCCAAGGCACCTGCAGCCAACTAGCCCCACGGCTTTTAAGCAGGTGAGTGTGGTCTGGGATGCGTATGAGGCCACCAAGGGAGCCCATGGACTGTGCATCCTCACTGAGTGGGACGAGTTCAAGACCTTGGACTACCAGAGGATCTTTGACAACATGCAGAAACCTGCATTTGTCTTCGATGGGCGCAATGTGGTCGATCCTGAGAAGCTCAGGGAGATTGGCTTCATTGTCTACTCTATCGGCAAGCCGCTTGATGCATGGCTCAAAGACATGCCCGCGGTTGCATAATTCTGAATCCCCACCTGGAGCGCTCTGCTGGAGCTGAAGAAATTCGATAAGGAAACAGAACCGGTCGACCACTATTTTCTGTAGTCTGTTTTTGCAGGAGACAGCTACCATTTTCTCAGTCGTAAGTTGAATATCTGTTAGTATCTTTGTCGAAGTTTTCATGTTTGCAGCTTTGCGCCTTTGTAGATCTGAAATCCTCAAGCCTCTGATCTAAGAGTGCCACCCAAAATACCTCTTGTATCACATGAACTTCTTATAGCCGATTTATTCTCGTATTTCAAAGACGCTACagattaataatgcattttttttgccaaataaaggctgtgtttagatccaaagtttggatccaaacttcagttcttttccatcacatcaacctgtcatacacacacaacttttcagtcacatcatcttcaatttcaaccaaaatccaaactttgcgctgaactaaacacagccaaagcaGCCGTGTTTGCTCTCATTTCATGGTTTCTTTGCTGTCATTTCGTAGTTTTATGCCTGAGCAACGAATGGCAGCAGATATAAACTGGCTGTGCACAGTATGCTGTAACTAAATGGAAAGAGATTCCTTTTAAGTTTTGATGCTGCTAATTGCTGTGTCCAGCCAGTTTTGTGCTGCTGTGATCTTGCCGACCAGCTTTTTGTAAAAATTTGTGCAAGAGGAATGGATGGTATGGTAAAAATTTGGTTACAGTGGTCTGCTGAATCGGTTAAGGTTTTGCATTTGTGAGCATAAGGTGCTGGAACTTTTATCCTCTCAAGAATTCAGTGCCAAAAGCTATTGCAACCTTCAGCGGGGCCTTCACACTTCTACAGGATTTATTTTCAGGTTGATCCAAATATGGGAATATATTAGATCACACATGTTTCAACTGCATAACATGTCTGTTCGATATGTAAAGAAAGAGCATGCTATGCGGGTGTTTTCTGTTGTGGGACTGGCATAGTTCTGCAGCTTACTGAAAAAAAGGGGATAAGCAGTTTTCCTTTGCGTGTAAATGAATTATGCgcattttgtttttgtttgattttcttCAATGTTGTCATGCTGCCCTATATGAGAGCACCACATTCACGTGTATCAGATTTTGAAGGACTGGTCGATCAAGATGACCACACGTAACGGAAAACACAATGTCAACGATTAGTTCAATTAAGTTGCTGGGTAAACAAGATTCTGAACCAAACAAGATGTTACTTAAACATTCCAATGTCAAGATTTCTGACAAGCAGCAAAACTGCACGGTAAATAGATGTATGTGTATCATGCTTTGCTAGTATGAAAACTGCAATACATGTCTATGGTGAATCAACGGCTTCGCCAGCAGGAATGAATGATCACAACCGAGATCCGTTACAGATCAATAGCTGCGGCCCCAGAATGACCATTTCTTCGCAGGCTTTCCAGAAGCAAAGCATGTGGTTCCTGAATTTTGGTGCACCGCATCAGAAAAGGTTAGTTACAAGTGCATGGAAGAATACGTTGCAAGAAATGCAGTAAAAGACCGAGCAAAAGAGATTGTGAACCCAGGCTATTTGTGGCATTTTAGCTATTGCCTGCAAAGCATACCTTCTGGGAGATCTGGCTGTTCAAATGGTGTACACAATGTCTTGGCAGCTCCCAGGTCACCTTTTGTCCGAGCCTTCACATCCTTCTCAACTTCCTGAACCAGCACGAAAATGGAAGATGCCCATGTTGAGTAGAAAATGTTAGTAATCCAGTGTAAATAGTTCATAATGTTATGTTAATAACTAGTGCAACACAGGAGTATATTTGGTAGTAACTAACAGAACTCCAGATATCACAGTGCAATAAATTATTTTGCAGGTACTATTGAATGTGACCCTCGACCAAGACAT
This genomic window from Oryza sativa Japonica Group chromosome 12, ASM3414082v1 contains:
- the LOC4352147 gene encoding UDP-glucose 6-dehydrogenase 5 isoform X1, with amino-acid sequence MVKICCIGAGYVGGPTMAVIALKCPAIEVVVVDISKPRVDAWNSDQLPIYEPGLDEVVKECRGRNLFFSTDVEKHVAEADIIFVSVNTPTKTRGLGAGKAADLTYWESAARMIADVSKSDKIVVEKSTVPVKTAEAIEKILTHNSKGINYQILSNPEFLAEGTAIEDLFKPDRVLIGGRETPEGKKAVQALKEVYAHWVPEDRIITTNLWSAELSKLAANAFLAQRISSVNAISALCEATGANVSEVAYAVGKDTRIGPKFLNASVGFGGSCFQKDILNLVYICECNGLPEVANYWKQVIKINDYQKSRFVNRVVASMFNTVSGKKIAVLGFAFKKDTGDTRETPAIDVCHGLLGDKAQISIYDPQVTEDQIQRDLSMAKFDWDHPRHLQPTSPTAFKQVSVVWDAYEATKGAHGLCILTEWDEFKTLDYQRIFDNMQKPAFVFDGRNVVDPEKLREIGFIVYSIGKPLDAWLKDMPAVA